One window of Cellulomonas shaoxiangyii genomic DNA carries:
- a CDS encoding diacylglycerol/lipid kinase family protein: protein MPPVDRRRVPAPAVPETSRAPEAVVVVNARSRRGAALHDRIAPALTERGVRVLDVHVVRDPAAQLPDLLPRVLATDPEMLVLGGGDGTLATVVDHLAGRRTVLGYLPLGTTNNTGRSLGLPLRLGAALDVVAHGRTVGVDLGRANGDWFANLVSVGLSSEVAGRTPHALKRHLGRAAYALTAARALATHRPFEAEVTVDGRVLHVRTHQLNVANGRVHAGTAIAADAGIDDRLLVAYALGGAHPASVLAAAAHQATTPWRPLGHKGHVTGTEIRVVTDRVLRLDVDGELTGTVGPDEPLLVHVDAGALRVRVPQRGLRRGPSAGSR from the coding sequence GTGCCACCCGTCGACCGCCGCCGCGTGCCCGCGCCCGCCGTGCCGGAGACCTCGCGCGCGCCCGAGGCCGTCGTCGTGGTGAACGCGCGGTCCCGGCGCGGCGCCGCGCTGCACGACCGCATCGCGCCGGCGCTGACCGAGCGCGGCGTGCGGGTGCTCGACGTCCACGTCGTCCGGGACCCGGCCGCCCAGCTCCCGGACCTGCTCCCGCGCGTGCTGGCGACCGACCCGGAGATGCTGGTCCTGGGCGGCGGCGACGGGACGCTCGCGACGGTCGTCGACCACCTCGCGGGGCGCCGCACCGTGCTGGGCTACCTGCCGCTGGGGACGACGAACAACACGGGCCGCAGCCTGGGCCTGCCGCTGCGCCTGGGCGCCGCGCTCGACGTCGTCGCGCACGGACGCACCGTCGGCGTCGACCTCGGCCGCGCGAACGGGGACTGGTTCGCGAACCTGGTGAGCGTCGGCCTGTCGTCCGAGGTGGCCGGGCGCACGCCGCACGCGCTCAAGCGGCACCTCGGGCGGGCGGCGTACGCGCTCACCGCGGCGCGGGCGCTCGCGACGCACCGGCCGTTCGAGGCCGAGGTGACGGTGGACGGTCGCGTGCTGCACGTGCGCACGCACCAGCTCAACGTCGCCAACGGCCGCGTGCACGCGGGCACGGCCATCGCGGCCGACGCCGGCATCGACGACCGCCTGCTCGTCGCGTACGCGCTCGGCGGCGCGCACCCGGCGTCGGTGCTCGCCGCGGCGGCGCACCAGGCGACGACGCCGTGGCGGCCGCTCGGGCACAAGGGCCACGTCACGGGCACCGAGATCCGGGTCGTCACGGACCGCGTCCTGCGCCTCGACGTCGACGGCGAGCTCACGGGCACCGTGGGGCCGGACGAGCCGCTCCTCGTGCACGTCGACGCGGGCGCGCTGCGCGTGCGCGTCCCGCAGCGGGGCCTGCGGCGCGGCCCGTCGGCCGGGTCACGCTGA
- a CDS encoding UDP-glucose dehydrogenase family protein, translating to MKSLRTAVRPDALPTPDLAPTSAPDLAPPPADAPLRITVLGTGYLGATHAVAMAELGFDVTGVDTDQSKVDALAAGKVPFFEPGLDVLLEKNLATGRLRFTTDVASAVSQGDVHFVCVGTPQQRTSHAADLRFVEAATSAIARHLTKDAVIVGKSTVPVGTAARLRELVAREAPAGVEAELVWNPEFLREGKAVADTLHPDRIVLGGVSARAEATLRRVYAGPIGEGTPVVVCDLPTAELVKVSANAFLATKISFINAIAGVCEAAGADVTVLADALGHDVRIGRQFLDAGLGFGGGCLPKDIRALMHRANELGAYRASALLQQVDEINMGQRERVIDLALAACDGSVLNKRVGVLGAAFKPLTDDVRDSPALNVAAALHLRGAQVTVYDPEAGDTARRLFPTLSYATSAEEAVEGADVVLVLTEWDEFLQVDPAALAPLTASPRLIDARGKLAADAWRAAGWQFTGLGRVAA from the coding sequence ATGAAGAGCCTGCGCACCGCCGTCCGCCCGGACGCCCTCCCCACCCCCGACCTCGCCCCGACCTCGGCCCCGGATCTCGCCCCGCCCCCCGCGGACGCTCCGCTCCGCATCACGGTGCTGGGCACCGGTTACCTGGGTGCGACGCACGCGGTGGCGATGGCGGAGCTGGGTTTCGACGTGACGGGGGTGGATACCGATCAGTCGAAGGTGGACGCGTTGGCGGCGGGGAAGGTCCCGTTCTTCGAGCCGGGGTTGGACGTGCTGCTGGAGAAGAACCTGGCCACGGGGCGGCTGCGGTTCACGACGGACGTGGCGTCGGCGGTGTCGCAGGGTGATGTGCACTTCGTGTGTGTGGGCACTCCGCAGCAGCGGACCTCGCACGCGGCGGACCTGCGGTTCGTGGAGGCCGCGACGAGCGCGATCGCGCGGCACCTGACCAAGGACGCGGTGATCGTGGGCAAGTCGACGGTGCCGGTGGGGACCGCGGCGCGCCTGCGGGAGCTGGTGGCCCGTGAGGCGCCGGCGGGGGTGGAGGCGGAGCTGGTGTGGAACCCGGAGTTCCTGCGGGAGGGCAAGGCGGTGGCGGACACCCTGCACCCGGACCGGATCGTGCTGGGCGGGGTCTCGGCCAGGGCGGAGGCGACGCTGCGCAGGGTCTATGCCGGTCCGATCGGCGAGGGCACGCCGGTGGTGGTGTGTGACCTGCCGACCGCGGAGCTGGTGAAGGTGTCGGCGAACGCGTTCCTGGCGACGAAGATCTCGTTCATCAACGCGATCGCGGGGGTCTGCGAGGCCGCCGGCGCGGACGTCACGGTCCTGGCCGACGCCCTCGGGCACGACGTGCGCATCGGGCGCCAGTTCCTGGACGCCGGGCTCGGGTTCGGCGGCGGGTGCCTGCCCAAGGACATCCGCGCGCTGATGCACCGCGCGAACGAGCTCGGCGCCTACCGGGCGTCGGCGTTGTTGCAGCAGGTCGACGAGATCAACATGGGCCAGCGTGAGCGGGTCATCGACCTGGCCCTGGCCGCGTGCGACGGGTCGGTCCTGAACAAGCGCGTCGGGGTCCTGGGGGCGGCGTTCAAGCCGTTGACCGACGACGTGCGTGACTCCCCGGCGCTGAACGTGGCCGCGGCGTTGCACCTGCGCGGGGCGCAGGTCACGGTCTACGACCCCGAGGCCGGTGACACCGCGCGCCGGCTGTTCCCGACCCTGTCCTACGCGACCTCCGCCGAGGAGGCCGTCGAGGGCGCCGACGTCGTCCTGGTCCTGACCGAGTGGGACGAGTTCCTCCAGGTCGACCCGGCGGCCCTCGCGCCGCTGACCGCCAGCCCTCGCCTCATCGACGCCCGCGGCAAGCTCGCGGCCGACGCGTGGCGCGCCGCGGGCTGGCAGTTCACGGGTCTGGGACGCGTCGCCGCCTGA
- a CDS encoding glycoside hydrolase family 26 protein yields MSERTGNHWWTMTGRLGFAARLGALVTALALGAVTGIVWLSPSGASPGSPKTEAELRLEREVADLQAVLADRDDELAAIERGHTKSATERAAGAERGKAKAAQERAAAAAAGKAKAAGDQAASAAAGRAKAAAERAAAAEAGRTKAAAERAAADRRGQQKAALERQLADARGAAEGAAIREAVARQAADAAAAARAAREAAARPVKPTAPSLASLLQPADRYFGLYTPQSPFNWAEVDDVAGQVGVAPDMAGYFQGWDTPFRPDAVTRSWSKGMLPMLTWESRPMAAGNDQVDEPEYALPRIIDGAFDEYLRQYAREIRDLGLPMAIRLNHEMNGSWYPWAEQGSQGVPINGNRSGDFVAMWRHVHDIFEAEGANAHVIWVWAPNIVNRLPAVNQSLEYTRSLYPGDEYVDWVGLSGYFRPPYADGQQPTFDDTFGRSLTQLRAITSKPVVLAEIGASESGGEKGAWVTDLFDALARPENTDVIGMAWFHHSVTTITGGERVTNDWRITSRADSQAAFVEGIRDPAARFLPGAPLGAASTLAAPAARLAAPADPVAAVLAPAEPAPAGPAPAEPAPLPGAPADPAPAEAPAAPVQGPPTPAPAGPTATPAPASPTRTDGPAPTPTPTVSRTR; encoded by the coding sequence ATGTCTGAGCGCACCGGGAACCACTGGTGGACCATGACGGGCCGGCTGGGCTTCGCGGCCCGGCTCGGCGCCCTCGTCACGGCGCTCGCCCTCGGAGCCGTGACCGGCATCGTGTGGCTGTCCCCGTCGGGCGCGTCGCCCGGCAGCCCCAAGACCGAGGCCGAGCTGCGGCTCGAGCGCGAGGTCGCCGACCTCCAGGCCGTCCTCGCGGACCGTGACGACGAGCTCGCCGCGATCGAGCGCGGCCACACCAAGTCGGCGACCGAGCGCGCCGCGGGGGCCGAGCGCGGCAAGGCGAAGGCGGCGCAGGAGCGCGCCGCGGCGGCCGCCGCCGGCAAGGCGAAGGCGGCGGGCGACCAGGCCGCGTCCGCCGCGGCCGGCAGGGCGAAGGCGGCCGCCGAGCGTGCCGCCGCGGCCGAGGCCGGGCGCACCAAGGCCGCGGCCGAGCGTGCCGCCGCCGACCGGCGCGGCCAGCAGAAGGCGGCGCTCGAGCGCCAGCTCGCCGACGCGCGCGGAGCCGCCGAGGGTGCGGCGATCCGCGAGGCCGTGGCGCGCCAGGCGGCGGACGCGGCGGCGGCCGCCCGTGCGGCCCGTGAGGCGGCGGCCCGGCCGGTGAAGCCGACGGCCCCGTCGCTGGCGAGCCTGCTGCAGCCCGCGGACCGGTACTTCGGCCTGTACACGCCGCAGTCGCCGTTCAACTGGGCCGAGGTCGACGACGTGGCAGGACAGGTCGGCGTCGCGCCCGACATGGCCGGCTACTTCCAGGGCTGGGACACCCCGTTCCGGCCCGACGCGGTGACGCGCTCCTGGAGCAAGGGGATGCTGCCCATGCTCACGTGGGAGTCGCGCCCGATGGCCGCCGGCAACGACCAGGTCGACGAGCCCGAGTACGCGCTGCCGCGCATCATCGACGGCGCGTTCGACGAGTACCTGCGCCAGTACGCCCGTGAGATCCGGGACCTCGGCCTGCCCATGGCGATCCGCCTGAACCACGAGATGAACGGCTCCTGGTACCCGTGGGCCGAGCAGGGCAGCCAGGGCGTGCCGATCAACGGCAACCGCTCGGGCGACTTCGTGGCGATGTGGCGCCACGTGCACGACATCTTCGAGGCCGAGGGTGCGAACGCCCACGTCATCTGGGTGTGGGCGCCGAACATCGTCAACCGGCTCCCCGCGGTCAACCAGTCGCTCGAGTACACGCGGAGCCTGTACCCCGGCGACGAGTACGTCGACTGGGTGGGCCTGTCCGGCTACTTCCGCCCGCCGTACGCGGACGGTCAGCAGCCGACGTTCGACGACACGTTCGGGCGCTCGCTCACGCAGCTGCGGGCCATCACCTCCAAGCCCGTCGTCCTCGCGGAGATCGGGGCGTCGGAGAGCGGCGGGGAGAAGGGCGCGTGGGTCACGGACCTGTTCGACGCGCTCGCGCGTCCGGAGAACACGGACGTCATCGGCATGGCCTGGTTCCACCACTCCGTCACGACGATCACCGGTGGCGAGCGGGTGACGAACGACTGGCGGATCACGTCGCGGGCGGACTCCCAGGCCGCGTTCGTCGAGGGCATCCGTGACCCGGCGGCGAGGTTCCTGCCCGGTGCCCCGCTCGGTGCGGCGAGCACGCTCGCCGCACCCGCGGCCCGGCTCGCCGCGCCGGCCGATCCGGTGGCGGCGGTGCTGGCCCCGGCCGAGCCCGCCCCCGCCGGGCCGGCCCCCGCCGAGCCCGCCCCGCTCCCGGGCGCACCGGCCGATCCGGCCCCGGCCGAGGCGCCCGCCGCCCCGGTGCAGGGCCCGCCCACGCCCGCCCCCGCGGGTCCCACGGCGACGCCGGCCCCGGCGTCCCCGACCCGCACGGACGGCCCGGCTCCCACGCCGACGCCGACCGTGTCGCGCACCCGATGA
- a CDS encoding glycosyl hydrolase has product MSEPTSTPTRHWWTLTGRLGLAARLGALVLALALGAVSGIVWLSPSGAVTSAEKTELEKQLELENADLKAVLADREDELSALERSQAKAKTERQAAVERGREKGAAEKAAAKAAEERSAQKAAAEKTAAAQRGKQKAARDKAAAAQRGKQKASGEKATAGARAKQRAAAERAEAERRTAQKVSLEKQAADARGALDAARQAAAHAAALAAAEKARGDDLSDQLNNPAPKPPPAPAPKPVTPSLAELIAPKDRYFGMYTTQSPFNWAEFDDITRKVQATPDMSGYFQGWDGDFRPDAVTRSWQKGMLPLLTWESRPMNAANDQAIDPNYSLPVIIGGKYDDYLRKYARDVAAHGMPLAIRLNHEMNGSWYPWGEREWGGGPLNGNRKGDFVKMWRHVHDIFEEEGANEYVLWVWAPNIVNALPDYGKNSSWYMKSLYPGDEYVDWVGLSGYFRPPYRADQTPTFSYTYDRSLGQLREITDKPILLAEIGASEVGNQKPQWVADLFRGLARPENQDIIGIAWFHHTVTTISGGQRVTNDWRINSRADSLRAFVDGIHDPAAGFGYEPLASPLAAATTEAAPAAPAEPAPAAPAAPVQGPPAPAAPSPTTTSPPAPAAPVPAAPEPAPAPAPEPTPEPTVAALAPAGATPSPTP; this is encoded by the coding sequence ATGTCTGAGCCCACGAGCACGCCCACCCGGCACTGGTGGACCCTCACGGGGCGGCTGGGCCTGGCCGCCCGGCTCGGTGCCCTCGTCCTCGCCCTCGCCCTGGGCGCCGTCAGCGGCATCGTGTGGCTCTCGCCCTCGGGCGCGGTCACGTCCGCCGAGAAGACCGAGCTCGAGAAGCAGCTCGAGCTGGAGAACGCCGACCTCAAGGCCGTCCTCGCGGACCGCGAGGACGAGCTGTCCGCCCTGGAACGCTCGCAGGCCAAGGCGAAGACCGAGCGGCAGGCGGCCGTCGAGCGGGGCCGCGAGAAGGGGGCCGCTGAGAAGGCGGCGGCCAAGGCCGCCGAGGAGCGCAGCGCGCAGAAGGCTGCCGCCGAGAAGACCGCGGCGGCCCAGCGCGGCAAGCAGAAGGCCGCCCGCGACAAGGCCGCGGCGGCCCAGCGCGGCAAGCAGAAGGCCTCGGGCGAGAAGGCGACTGCCGGCGCGCGGGCCAAGCAGCGGGCCGCCGCCGAGCGGGCCGAGGCCGAGCGCCGCACCGCGCAGAAGGTGTCGCTGGAGAAGCAGGCGGCCGACGCGCGAGGTGCGCTCGACGCCGCCCGGCAGGCCGCCGCGCACGCCGCTGCGCTGGCCGCGGCCGAGAAGGCGCGCGGCGACGACCTGAGCGACCAGCTCAACAACCCGGCACCCAAGCCGCCGCCCGCGCCGGCGCCCAAGCCGGTGACGCCGTCCCTCGCCGAGCTCATCGCACCGAAGGACCGGTACTTCGGGATGTACACGACCCAGTCGCCGTTCAACTGGGCCGAGTTCGACGACATCACGCGCAAGGTCCAGGCCACGCCCGACATGTCGGGGTACTTCCAGGGCTGGGACGGCGACTTCCGCCCGGACGCCGTCACGCGCTCGTGGCAGAAGGGCATGCTCCCGCTGCTCACGTGGGAGTCGCGGCCCATGAACGCCGCGAACGACCAGGCGATCGACCCGAACTACTCCCTGCCGGTCATCATCGGCGGGAAGTACGACGACTACCTGCGCAAGTACGCCCGCGACGTGGCCGCCCACGGCATGCCGCTCGCGATCCGCCTCAACCACGAGATGAACGGCTCCTGGTACCCGTGGGGCGAGCGCGAGTGGGGCGGCGGCCCGCTCAACGGCAACCGCAAGGGCGACTTCGTGAAGATGTGGCGCCACGTGCACGACATCTTCGAGGAGGAGGGCGCCAACGAGTACGTGCTGTGGGTCTGGGCGCCGAACATCGTCAACGCCCTGCCCGACTACGGCAAGAACTCCTCCTGGTACATGAAGTCGCTCTACCCGGGCGACGAGTACGTGGACTGGGTCGGCCTGTCCGGCTACTTCCGCCCGCCGTACCGCGCCGACCAGACGCCGACGTTCTCCTACACCTACGACCGCTCGCTCGGGCAGCTGCGGGAGATCACGGACAAGCCGATCCTGCTCGCGGAGATCGGGGCGTCGGAGGTCGGCAACCAGAAGCCGCAGTGGGTCGCGGACCTGTTCCGGGGCCTGGCCAGACCCGAGAACCAGGACATCATCGGCATCGCGTGGTTCCACCACACGGTGACGACGATCAGCGGGGGGCAGCGCGTCACGAACGACTGGCGCATCAACTCCCGCGCCGACTCCCTCCGGGCGTTCGTCGACGGGATCCACGACCCGGCCGCCGGCTTCGGGTACGAACCGCTCGCGTCGCCGCTCGCGGCGGCGACGACGGAGGCCGCACCCGCGGCCCCCGCCGAGCCGGCCCCCGCGGCACCGGCGGCGCCGGTCCAGGGCCCGCCGGCACCGGCCGCGCCGTCGCCGACGACCACGTCCCCGCCCGCACCGGCGGCGCCCGTCCCGGCGGCCCCGGAACCGGCGCCCGCACCGGCCCCGGAGCCCACCCCGGAGCCGACGGTCGCGGCCCTGGCGCCCGCCGGCGCCACGCCGTCACCCACGCCCTGA
- the pgm gene encoding phosphoglucomutase (alpha-D-glucose-1,6-bisphosphate-dependent), whose translation MDPRAGTPAQPSDLVDVDALLAAYHDREPDLDDPAQRVVFGTSGHRGSALDGAFTEAHIVAITAAIVEYRRGQGTDGPLFIGRDTHALSEPAFTTALEVLAAAGVEVHVDARDSWTPTPAVSLAILRHNGAGTGEGVRTSGPGLADGIVVTPSHNPPRDGGFKYNPPHGGPAGSDATGWIADRANQILRSGWRNVPRVGVEQALAADTTRKHDYLSSYVDDLANVVDLEAIRAAGVRIGADPLGGASVEYWGAIGERYGLDLTVVNPTVDPRWAFMTLDWDGKIRMDCSSPYAMASLLERMRPGAGGAAPFDIATGNDADADRHGIVTPDAGLMNPNHSLAVAISYLYGGARPGWPDGTAIGKTLVSSSLIDRVAASLGRRLLEVPVGFKWFVPGLVDGSVGFGGEESAGASFLRTDGTVWTTDKDGILPALLASEILATTGRSPSQHHAELVGRFGESFYARVDAPATREQKATLAALSADQVTATQLAGEPITARLTHAPGNDAAIGGLKVTTDNAWFAARPSGTEDVYKIYAESFVSPEHLQRVQEEAKQVVSDALGA comes from the coding sequence ATGGACCCGCGCGCCGGAACCCCCGCCCAACCGTCCGACCTCGTCGACGTGGACGCCCTGCTCGCGGCGTACCACGACCGCGAGCCGGACCTCGACGACCCCGCGCAGCGGGTGGTCTTCGGCACGAGCGGCCACCGCGGGTCCGCGCTGGACGGCGCGTTCACCGAGGCCCACATCGTCGCCATCACGGCCGCGATCGTCGAGTACCGCCGCGGCCAGGGCACCGACGGCCCGCTGTTCATCGGCCGGGACACGCACGCGCTGTCCGAGCCGGCGTTCACGACCGCCCTCGAGGTGCTCGCCGCGGCGGGCGTCGAGGTGCACGTCGACGCGCGCGACTCCTGGACCCCGACGCCCGCCGTCTCGCTCGCGATCCTGCGGCACAACGGCGCCGGCACCGGCGAGGGCGTGCGCACGTCCGGGCCCGGGCTCGCCGACGGCATCGTCGTCACGCCGTCGCACAACCCGCCGCGCGACGGCGGCTTCAAGTACAACCCGCCGCACGGCGGGCCGGCCGGCTCCGACGCGACCGGCTGGATCGCCGACCGCGCCAACCAGATCCTGCGCTCCGGCTGGCGCAACGTGCCGCGCGTGGGCGTCGAGCAGGCGCTGGCCGCGGACACGACGCGCAAGCACGACTACCTCTCCTCCTACGTCGACGACCTCGCGAACGTCGTCGACCTCGAGGCGATCCGGGCCGCGGGCGTGCGCATCGGCGCCGACCCGCTGGGCGGCGCGTCGGTCGAGTACTGGGGCGCGATCGGCGAGCGGTACGGGCTCGACCTGACGGTCGTGAACCCGACGGTCGACCCGCGCTGGGCGTTCATGACGCTGGACTGGGACGGCAAGATCCGGATGGACTGCTCGTCGCCGTACGCGATGGCGTCGCTGCTGGAGCGCATGCGCCCGGGTGCGGGCGGCGCCGCGCCGTTCGACATCGCGACCGGCAACGACGCCGACGCCGACCGGCACGGCATCGTCACGCCCGACGCGGGCCTGATGAACCCCAACCACTCCCTCGCGGTCGCGATCTCCTACCTCTACGGCGGGGCGCGGCCCGGCTGGCCGGACGGCACGGCGATCGGCAAGACGCTCGTGTCGTCCTCGCTGATCGACCGCGTCGCCGCGTCGCTCGGCCGCCGCCTGCTCGAGGTGCCGGTCGGGTTCAAGTGGTTCGTGCCCGGGCTGGTGGACGGGTCCGTCGGGTTCGGCGGCGAGGAGTCCGCCGGGGCGTCGTTCCTGCGCACCGACGGCACCGTGTGGACCACCGACAAGGACGGGATCCTGCCCGCCCTCCTGGCCTCGGAGATCCTCGCGACGACCGGCCGCAGCCCGTCGCAGCACCACGCCGAGCTCGTGGGCCGGTTCGGCGAGTCGTTCTACGCGCGCGTCGACGCGCCCGCCACGCGCGAGCAGAAGGCGACGCTCGCGGCGCTGTCGGCCGACCAGGTCACCGCGACCCAGCTCGCCGGGGAGCCGATCACCGCGCGCCTCACGCACGCGCCGGGCAACGACGCGGCGATCGGCGGCCTCAAGGTGACGACGGACAACGCCTGGTTCGCCGCGCGGCCGTCGGGCACCGAGGACGTCTACAAGATCTACGCCGAGTCCTTCGTCTCCCCCGAGCACCTGCAGCGGGTGCAGGAGGAGGCCAAGCAGGTCGTCAGCGACGCGCTCGGCGCCTGA
- a CDS encoding UDP-glucose dehydrogenase family protein — protein sequence MATTKVPRTTPRPTDEHAVPAPELAPAPAPADAPLRITVLGTGYLGATHAVAMAELGFDVTGVDTDQSKVDALAAGKVPFFEPGLDVLLEKNLATGRLRFTTDVASAVSQGDVHFVCVGTPQQRTSHAADLRFVEAATSAIARHLTKDAVIVGKSTVPVGTAARLRELVAREAPAGVEAELVWNPEFLREGKAVADTLHPDRIVLGGTSPKAEAVLRTVYAGPIAEGTPVVVCDLPTAELVKVSANAFLATKISFINAIAGVCEAAGADVTVLADALGHDVRIGRQFLDAGLGFGGGCLPKDIRALMHRANELGAYRASALLQQVDEINMGQRERVIDLALAACDGSVLNKRVGVLGAAFKPLTDDVRDSPALNVAAALHLRGAQVTVYDPEAGDTARRLFPTLSYATSAEEAVEGADVVLVLTEWDEFLTADAARLAPLTHRAKVIDARGKLSADAWREAGWQFTGLGRVAA from the coding sequence ATGGCCACCACCAAGGTCCCCCGCACGACCCCTCGCCCCACCGACGAGCACGCCGTTCCCGCCCCGGAGCTCGCGCCGGCACCCGCCCCCGCGGACGCTCCGCTCCGCATCACGGTGCTGGGCACCGGGTACCTGGGTGCGACGCACGCGGTGGCGATGGCGGAGCTGGGTTTCGACGTGACGGGGGTGGATACCGATCAGTCGAAGGTGGACGCCCTGGCGGCGGGGAAGGTGCCGTTCTTCGAGCCGGGGTTGGACGTGCTGCTGGAGAAGAACCTGGCCACGGGGCGGCTGCGGTTCACGACGGACGTGGCCTCGGCGGTCAGTCAGGGTGATGTGCACTTCGTGTGTGTGGGGACCCCGCAGCAGCGGACCTCGCACGCGGCGGACCTGCGGTTCGTGGAGGCCGCGACGAGCGCGATCGCGCGGCACCTGACCAAGGACGCGGTGATCGTGGGCAAGTCGACGGTGCCGGTGGGGACCGCGGCGCGGCTGCGGGAGCTGGTCGCGAGGGAGGCGCCGGCGGGGGTGGAGGCCGAGCTGGTGTGGAACCCGGAGTTCCTGCGGGAGGGCAAGGCCGTCGCGGACACCCTGCACCCGGACCGGATCGTGCTCGGTGGGACGTCCCCGAAGGCGGAGGCCGTCCTCCGGACCGTCTATGCCGGTCCGATCGCCGAGGGCACCCCGGTGGTGGTGTGTGACCTGCCGACCGCGGAGCTGGTCAAGGTCAGTGCGAACGCGTTCCTGGCGACGAAGATCTCGTTCATCAACGCGATCGCGGGGGTCTGCGAGGCCGCCGGCGCGGACGTGACGGTCCTGGCCGACGCCCTCGGGCACGACGTGCGCATCGGGCGCCAGTTCCTCGACGCCGGGCTCGGGTTCGGCGGCGGGTGCCTGCCCAAGGACATCCGCGCGCTGATGCACCGCGCGAACGAGCTCGGCGCCTACCGGGCGTCGGCGCTGCTGCAGCAGGTCGACGAGATCAACATGGGCCAGCGTGAGCGGGTCATCGACCTGGCCCTGGCCGCGTGCGACGGGTCGGTGCTGAACAAGCGCGTCGGGGTCCTGGGTGCGGCGTTCAAGCCGCTGACCGACGACGTGCGTGACTCCCCGGCGCTGAACGTCGCGGCGGCGTTGCACCTGCGCGGGGCGCAGGTCACGGTCTACGACCCCGAGGCCGGTGACACCGCGCGCCGGCTGTTCCCGACCCTGTCCTACGCGACCTCCGCGGAGGAGGCCGTCGAGGGCGCCGACGTCGTCCTGGTCCTGACCGAGTGGGACGAGTTCCTCACCGCCGACGCCGCGCGGCTGGCGCCGCTGACGCACCGGGCGAAGGTCATCGACGCCCGCGGCAAGCTCTCCGCGGACGCCTGGCGCGAGGCCGGGTGGCAGTTCACCGGACTGGGGCGCGTCGCCGCCTGA
- a CDS encoding glycosyltransferase, with protein sequence MFIFILQLRHMLEGQNEIYLFAVFSALVWALWILKVVLSRRYRPVTAPYAVGTSVVVPVVDEPLELFRDVLRRIVEQRPDEVIVVINGAPNPDLESVCDEFAPLVQRVHTPIPGKRNAVKIGTQMSRGEITVLVDSDTVWTENTLSELVKPFADPSVGGVTTRQRILEPNRSWITRWADWLENTRALYSMPAQSVLGQVGCLPGRTIAFRRRILMQVMDAFMHEKFLGVFLEVSDDRTLTNLTLKAGYRTVYQYTSLVYTDAPLKIKKLAKQQLRWARGSQYNTLRMLPWMVGHAPVLAVFFVTDILLPFLLFGTIAGWVYRAASGTGTNLYEAILQSTTELQGWAWVVGLMIVSSVLSMAIRQIRHLQEKPSDFFRLPVFIIVSTLFLMPIRLLGFFRMAHVAGWGTRAGAYTAGQDGGTDADLMAELESVREADAPVDLVDRTPPGGTPVVAGAVTGPAGAPGASPGTARLALRTRARDRAQVRGAVPAPRPRRNPLALVPYAIGLAMFALMAVFYV encoded by the coding sequence ATGTTCATCTTCATCCTGCAGCTACGGCACATGCTCGAGGGCCAGAACGAGATCTACCTCTTCGCGGTCTTCTCGGCCCTCGTCTGGGCGCTCTGGATCCTCAAGGTCGTGCTGTCCCGGCGGTACCGCCCCGTCACGGCGCCGTACGCCGTCGGCACGTCCGTCGTCGTCCCGGTCGTCGACGAGCCCCTCGAGCTGTTCCGCGACGTGCTCCGCCGCATCGTCGAGCAGCGCCCCGACGAGGTCATCGTCGTCATCAACGGCGCACCCAACCCCGACCTCGAGTCCGTCTGCGACGAGTTCGCACCCCTGGTCCAGCGCGTGCACACCCCCATCCCCGGCAAGCGCAACGCCGTGAAGATCGGCACGCAGATGTCGCGCGGGGAGATCACGGTGCTCGTCGACTCCGACACGGTCTGGACCGAGAACACCCTGTCGGAGCTGGTCAAGCCGTTCGCGGACCCGTCGGTCGGCGGCGTCACGACGCGCCAGCGGATCCTCGAGCCGAACCGCTCCTGGATCACCCGCTGGGCCGACTGGCTCGAGAACACCCGCGCCCTCTACTCCATGCCCGCGCAGTCGGTGCTGGGCCAGGTCGGCTGCCTGCCGGGCCGGACCATCGCGTTCCGCCGCCGCATCCTCATGCAGGTCATGGACGCGTTCATGCACGAGAAGTTCCTCGGCGTCTTCCTCGAGGTCTCGGACGACCGCACGCTGACGAACCTCACGCTCAAGGCCGGCTACCGGACCGTGTACCAGTACACGAGCCTCGTCTACACGGACGCCCCGCTGAAGATCAAGAAGCTCGCCAAGCAGCAGCTGCGCTGGGCCCGCGGGAGCCAGTACAACACCCTGCGGATGCTGCCCTGGATGGTCGGGCACGCACCCGTGCTGGCCGTCTTCTTCGTCACCGACATCCTGCTGCCGTTCCTGCTGTTCGGGACGATCGCGGGCTGGGTCTACCGCGCCGCGTCCGGCACGGGCACGAACCTCTACGAGGCGATCCTGCAGAGCACGACCGAGCTGCAGGGCTGGGCGTGGGTGGTCGGCCTCATGATCGTGTCGTCGGTGCTGTCGATGGCGATCCGCCAGATCCGGCACCTGCAGGAGAAGCCCTCGGACTTCTTCCGCCTGCCCGTGTTCATCATCGTCTCGACGCTGTTCCTCATGCCGATCCGGCTGCTCGGCTTCTTCCGCATGGCGCACGTCGCCGGCTGGGGCACCCGGGCCGGCGCGTACACCGCCGGTCAGGACGGCGGCACCGACGCCGACCTGATGGCGGAGCTCGAGAGCGTCCGCGAGGCGGACGCCCCGGTCGACCTCGTCGACCGGACCCCGCCCGGCGGCACGCCCGTCGTCGCGGGCGCCGTCACCGGCCCCGCCGGTGCACCCGGTGCGAGCCCCGGCACGGCGCGGCTCGCGCTGCGCACCCGGGCCCGCGACCGCGCCCAGGTCCGCGGGGCGGTCCCCGCCCCACGCCCACGTCGCAACCCGCTCGCCCTCGTCCCCTACGCGATCGGACTCGCGATGTTCGCCCTCATGGCGGTGTTCTATGTCTGA